A genome region from Gossypium hirsutum isolate 1008001.06 chromosome A04, Gossypium_hirsutum_v2.1, whole genome shotgun sequence includes the following:
- the LOC107947828 gene encoding auxin-responsive protein SAUR15 → MLGKKMGSLKKIAKKVKGMGGGGGEQSHYECLLTENEQMSPSASTPSGFFAVYVGEGEERFVVPTSFLSDPLFKMLLEKSYNEYGFDQRNKLVVPCTVSTFQDVVNAVEYCYGKFDFGKLVEELL, encoded by the coding sequence atgtTGGGGAAAAAGATGGGTTCGTTGAAGAAGATAGCCAAGAAGGTGAAGGGGATGGGGGGAGGTGGCGGTGAGCAATCACACTATGAATGTTTACTAACGGAAAATGAGCAAATGTCTCCTTCGGCTTCAACCCCATCTGGGTTTTTTGCTGTTTACGTAGGAGAGGGTGAAGAAAGGTTTGTAGTGCCAACCAGCTTCTTGTCAGATCCACTCTTCAAGATGTTGCTGGAGAAGTCATACAATGAATATGGTTTTGACCAAAGGAATAAGCTAGTTGTTCCTTGCACTGTCTCTACATTTCAAGACGTTGTCAATGCTGTTGAATATTGTTATGGCAAGTTTGATTTTGGGAAACTAGTTGAGGAGTTACTTTAG